Proteins from one Anaerosoma tenue genomic window:
- a CDS encoding chemotaxis protein CheC: protein MDPRDLTDMQLDALGEVGSIGAGHAATALSQLLGTPVDIDVPDVRLLPVTEVPAVLGGPENLVGAVYSRLLGDLGGGLLFVLDREGLLQLSDLLRSREPGTSKSLGSAEEATVTHAAAMLISAYLAAVARLTELSALPGPEQFAFDMLGAILEGVSMQIGLKVDNAILILTRFSTAGASVDAALFFLPDPDSLDVMLGRLGII, encoded by the coding sequence ATGGACCCACGCGATCTCACCGACATGCAGTTGGACGCACTGGGAGAGGTCGGGAGCATCGGCGCCGGCCACGCGGCAACGGCTCTCTCCCAGCTGCTCGGCACTCCGGTCGATATCGACGTGCCTGATGTCAGGCTCCTCCCTGTCACCGAGGTGCCTGCCGTGCTCGGCGGGCCCGAGAACCTGGTGGGAGCGGTATACAGCCGCCTTCTCGGCGATCTCGGTGGAGGACTGCTGTTCGTGCTGGATCGTGAAGGACTTCTCCAGCTCTCGGACCTGCTGCGGTCACGGGAACCAGGCACGTCCAAGTCGCTCGGCTCGGCCGAGGAGGCCACGGTCACCCATGCGGCCGCGATGCTCATATCCGCATACCTTGCGGCGGTCGCGAGACTCACGGAGCTCTCCGCGCTTCCCGGCCCGGAGCAGTTCGCGTTCGACATGCTGGGCGCAATCCTGGAGGGTGTCTCCATGCAGATCGGCCTCAAGGTCGACAACGCCATCCTCATACTGACGCGGTTCTCCACTGCAGGAGCAAGCGTCGACGCGGCGCTATTCTTCCTTCCCGACCCGGACAGCCTGGATGTCATGCTCGGCCGGCTCGGGATCATCTGA
- a CDS encoding chemotaxis protein CheA — protein MSDDMSAYVEVFLSESAEYLQAITDGLLALEADPVDLEPVETVFRGAHSLKGMSAAMGYTRTQELTHKMESLMSTVRSREQMADHELIDLMLQATDRVREVIADESSGGSTVAIDDIVARLVSRTGQGPGAGTPERPKEGPAAAPRATGEGSLFSVQVHIEKSCVLKGVRAYMVIKRLNHLGTVVETHPGAREIEDEQFEDSFEAIVRSKATPETIREAVLAVTEVEGVEVEAAPEPDTADSPGPGAVARPEATRTNVPKVAETQTVRVSIGHLDTIVDLVGELVIVRSRLEDVAGRLQSSELFESLDVLRRISADLQQEVMQTRMVPVGNIFNRFPRMVRDLARDLGKDVVLEMEGQDIELDRTVLDEIGDPIVHLLRNAVDHGIESPEERVAAGKPARGTVRLVAERVREQVLITVEDDGRGMDVDRIWEKAVERGIADRDDRDSYSHEDILMFVCIPAFTTVDKATRVSGRGVGMDVVKGKIEYLGGGIAVSSTPGQGMSIALQLPLTLAIIQALLVSSADQVYALPLSAVDEVLSPDEVQAKTVDGAPVVVLRDGTAVPLSRLDKLFSHSRAADDDGADHHLVLVRSGQSIHALAVPLLVGRREVVIKPLSALFRGLHGLGGATVLGDGRVALILDPRTLFSQEV, from the coding sequence GTGAGCGATGACATGTCCGCATATGTGGAGGTGTTCCTGAGCGAAAGCGCCGAGTACCTGCAGGCGATCACCGACGGCCTCCTTGCGCTCGAAGCCGATCCCGTGGACCTGGAGCCGGTGGAGACCGTCTTCCGGGGCGCCCACTCGCTCAAAGGGATGTCCGCCGCGATGGGTTACACACGCACGCAGGAACTGACGCACAAGATGGAGTCGCTCATGTCGACCGTGCGGTCACGGGAGCAGATGGCGGACCATGAGCTGATAGACCTTATGCTTCAGGCGACCGACCGCGTGCGTGAGGTCATCGCCGATGAGTCCTCGGGGGGCAGCACCGTCGCGATCGATGACATCGTGGCCCGGCTTGTATCGCGGACCGGCCAGGGGCCCGGTGCGGGGACGCCCGAGCGGCCCAAGGAAGGCCCTGCAGCGGCGCCGCGCGCGACCGGCGAAGGATCCCTCTTCAGCGTGCAGGTCCATATCGAGAAGAGCTGTGTACTCAAGGGCGTGCGCGCGTACATGGTCATCAAGCGGCTCAACCATCTCGGGACCGTGGTCGAGACCCATCCCGGAGCGAGGGAGATCGAGGACGAGCAGTTCGAGGACTCGTTCGAGGCGATCGTGCGGAGCAAGGCAACACCCGAGACCATCCGTGAGGCTGTCCTTGCCGTCACAGAGGTCGAGGGGGTCGAGGTCGAGGCAGCGCCGGAGCCTGACACCGCCGACTCACCCGGTCCGGGTGCGGTGGCGCGCCCGGAGGCGACCCGTACGAACGTGCCCAAGGTCGCGGAGACGCAGACGGTGAGGGTGTCTATCGGGCACCTGGATACCATCGTAGACCTCGTGGGCGAGCTCGTCATCGTCCGCTCCCGGTTGGAGGATGTCGCCGGACGGTTGCAGAGCAGTGAACTCTTCGAGTCCCTCGATGTCCTGAGGCGCATCAGCGCCGACCTGCAGCAGGAGGTCATGCAGACCCGGATGGTGCCGGTGGGCAACATCTTCAACCGCTTTCCCCGCATGGTCCGTGACCTGGCGCGTGATCTCGGCAAGGACGTCGTGCTCGAGATGGAGGGGCAGGACATCGAGCTCGACCGCACGGTGCTCGACGAGATCGGCGACCCGATCGTCCACCTCCTGCGCAACGCTGTGGACCACGGGATCGAGTCGCCCGAGGAGCGCGTGGCGGCCGGCAAGCCGGCGCGCGGGACGGTGCGTCTGGTGGCCGAGCGAGTGAGGGAGCAGGTGTTGATCACCGTCGAGGACGACGGGCGCGGCATGGATGTCGACCGGATATGGGAGAAGGCCGTCGAGCGCGGAATCGCCGACCGGGACGATCGTGACTCGTACTCCCACGAGGACATCCTGATGTTCGTCTGCATACCCGCGTTCACCACCGTGGACAAGGCGACCCGCGTATCGGGCCGGGGGGTGGGCATGGATGTGGTCAAGGGGAAGATCGAGTATCTCGGGGGCGGCATCGCGGTGTCCTCGACCCCCGGACAGGGCATGAGCATCGCGCTCCAGCTGCCGCTCACGCTCGCGATCATACAGGCGTTGCTCGTGAGCAGTGCCGACCAGGTGTACGCGCTGCCACTCAGTGCGGTCGACGAGGTTCTCTCGCCCGATGAGGTGCAGGCCAAGACCGTGGACGGCGCACCGGTGGTCGTGCTTCGCGACGGCACGGCGGTGCCTCTGAGCCGGCTCGACAAGCTCTTCTCGCACAGTCGTGCCGCGGACGACGACGGCGCCGACCACCACCTTGTGCTCGTGCGCTCGGGCCAGTCCATCCACGCGCTCGCCGTTCCCCTGCTCGTGGGGAGACGTGAGGTCGTGATCAAGCCGCTGTCGGCGCTGTTCCGCGGCCTCCACGGCCTCGGCGGCGCGACCGTTCTCGGGGATGGCCGGGTGGCTCTCATCCTTGACCCGCGGACGCTCTTCTCACAGGAGGTCTAG
- a CDS encoding protein-glutamate methylesterase/protein-glutamine glutaminase: protein MRSTVKVLVVDDSALTRQLLTRALSLDPAIEVVGTARTGVEAIEKTHSLAPDVVTLDIEMPELTGLEALPHIIRTSPARVLMLSSIDDPDTTYTALERGATDFIVKPASGFATSLTELSEVLIKKIKTAYRVRPERRLFARHDELRRVAGIPGPSGGGPPDHIVAIAASTGGPPALEAVILGLDTGLGASYMIVQHLPKGFTGSLARRLGRLAPIPVVEAEDGMPVERDTAYIAPHGSHMTVAGRRTMRMSLQDAPPLHGVRPAADPLFMSVAEHVGKDSVGVVLTGMGSDGAAGLRSIMEAGGTTIVQDEDSSVVWGMPGAAVRMGVASRVVPIDDVASEIRRAVRG, encoded by the coding sequence ATGCGCTCCACGGTCAAGGTCCTTGTGGTCGATGATTCGGCGCTCACACGTCAACTTCTGACAAGGGCGCTGTCGCTCGACCCTGCCATCGAGGTCGTTGGAACCGCGCGCACGGGTGTCGAGGCGATCGAGAAGACGCACTCCCTCGCGCCTGACGTCGTGACGCTCGATATCGAGATGCCCGAGCTCACCGGTCTTGAGGCGTTGCCCCACATCATCCGGACCAGCCCCGCGCGCGTGCTCATGCTCAGCTCGATAGACGACCCCGACACCACCTACACTGCGCTTGAGCGTGGGGCTACAGACTTCATCGTCAAGCCTGCGAGCGGATTCGCCACCTCGCTCACCGAGCTGAGCGAGGTGCTGATCAAGAAGATCAAGACGGCGTATCGCGTGCGTCCTGAGCGACGGCTGTTCGCACGTCACGACGAGTTGCGGCGGGTCGCGGGCATTCCGGGGCCGTCCGGGGGAGGTCCCCCGGACCACATCGTGGCGATAGCCGCTTCCACGGGAGGCCCGCCCGCGTTGGAGGCGGTCATCCTGGGCCTGGATACCGGTCTTGGCGCGTCGTACATGATCGTGCAGCACCTGCCGAAAGGGTTCACGGGCTCTCTCGCCCGCCGTCTGGGCAGACTGGCGCCGATCCCGGTGGTCGAGGCGGAGGACGGCATGCCGGTCGAGCGTGACACGGCGTACATCGCACCGCACGGCAGCCACATGACGGTGGCCGGGAGGCGGACGATGCGTATGTCGCTTCAGGATGCGCCGCCGCTCCACGGCGTGAGGCCTGCGGCCGATCCGCTGTTCATGAGTGTGGCCGAGCACGTCGGCAAGGACTCCGTGGGGGTGGTCCTCACCGGGATGGGCTCCGACGGCGCTGCAGGGCTGCGTTCGATCATGGAGGCCGGAGGTACGACGATCGTTCAAGACGAGGACAGCAGTGTGGTCTGGGGCATGCCCGGGGCCGCGGTGCGCATGGGTGTGGCATCCCGCGTGGTGCCGATCGACGATGTGGCGAGCGAGATCCGCCGCGCAGTGAGGGGGTGA
- a CDS encoding response regulator, with protein sequence MPRSVLVVDDAAFMRMMIRDILSREGYVIYEAVNGRDAVEKYHEVHPDLVTMDITMPGMSGLEALQTIRDQDPAARVLMVSAMGQQKMIVEALEYGAMDFLVKPFQPTKVLETVKKCLQAAPRG encoded by the coding sequence ATGCCTAGGTCCGTGCTCGTCGTCGACGACGCTGCGTTCATGCGCATGATGATCCGGGACATCCTGTCCCGGGAAGGCTACGTCATCTATGAGGCGGTCAACGGCCGTGATGCAGTGGAGAAGTACCACGAGGTGCACCCCGACCTCGTCACCATGGACATCACGATGCCGGGTATGAGCGGACTCGAAGCCCTGCAGACGATCCGCGACCAGGATCCCGCTGCGCGGGTGCTCATGGTGAGCGCCATGGGTCAACAGAAGATGATCGTCGAGGCGCTCGAGTACGGCGCGATGGACTTTCTGGTGAAGCCGTTCCAGCCCACGAAGGTGCTTGAAACGGTCAAGAAGTGCCTGCAAGCAGCACCACGCGGCTGA
- a CDS encoding chemotaxis protein CheW: protein MIEPVASEVRQYVLFSLCEEEYGLPISAVRSVIRYEDPTPVPRAPEGVEGVFNLRGQILPLVDLGRQLRGRPLEPTTHSRIIVADGGVGGVGLAVDRVHEVARIPVDDVKPAPAAAVTSVMSDAFEGVATYNDRLIILLDAEKALPRPVLPSAGTVQEGGLDA, encoded by the coding sequence GTGATCGAGCCCGTTGCGAGCGAAGTCCGGCAGTACGTCCTTTTCAGCCTGTGCGAGGAGGAGTACGGGCTGCCGATCTCCGCTGTGCGCAGTGTGATCAGGTACGAAGACCCCACTCCCGTCCCCAGGGCTCCTGAGGGCGTGGAGGGCGTGTTCAACCTGCGCGGACAGATCCTCCCGCTCGTCGATCTCGGGCGGCAGTTGCGGGGGCGTCCCCTCGAGCCGACGACGCACTCGCGCATCATCGTCGCCGATGGTGGCGTGGGCGGCGTGGGCCTTGCGGTCGACCGGGTCCATGAGGTGGCGCGGATCCCCGTCGATGACGTCAAGCCCGCGCCCGCAGCCGCTGTCACCAGTGTGATGAGCGACGCGTTCGAGGGTGTCGCCACGTACAACGACCGGCTGATCATCCTGCTCGATGCGGAGAAGGCGCTACCCAGGCCGGTGCTCCCGTCTGCCGGCACAGTCCAGGAAGGTGGCCTCGATGCCTAG
- a CDS encoding methyl-accepting chemotaxis protein, whose translation MTENNRASQMKRGLSFTFTLLTWITIGPAVLVGLTATGLFALYTLDLPFETLRTIAVFGAIAMAICAVPGSLAWRAAFKKRVLEPLRDLGSVMVEAGGGDLTVRADAPHDDEIGLLVTECNGLIASLADIASQVRISAESVTNAATQLSASSEEINASSMEISSSVQQIAHGAELQSRKVEETTAAMESISTSVTDIADRAMDASRTSDAAAQVALAGEQSNEEAIAKINEVLEAILVLADSVEKLGKRSSEIGQIVDVITTIADQTNLLSLNAAIEAARAGESGRGFSVVAEEVRKLAEGSGKAAEQIGELIKEVQAETANAIKYMEIGTNEVRLGAEVVSRSGDALRQITEAVTRTAQLAQHIADTTAEQAKRTGDVDRAMHDIAAVVEENAASAQETAAAAEQQTACMEEISSSAQDLADMAHRLEESTLQFRLGEADA comes from the coding sequence ATGACCGAGAACAACCGCGCCAGCCAGATGAAGCGTGGTCTGTCGTTCACCTTCACGCTTCTCACGTGGATCACGATCGGGCCTGCGGTGCTCGTCGGGCTCACGGCGACGGGGCTGTTCGCCCTCTACACGCTGGACCTGCCGTTCGAGACACTCCGAACGATCGCCGTCTTCGGCGCCATCGCGATGGCGATCTGCGCGGTACCGGGCTCGCTCGCATGGCGTGCGGCGTTCAAGAAGCGGGTGTTGGAGCCGCTCCGGGACCTCGGCTCGGTCATGGTCGAGGCGGGTGGAGGCGACCTCACCGTTCGCGCGGATGCTCCGCACGATGATGAGATCGGCTTGCTGGTCACGGAGTGCAACGGGCTGATCGCCTCGCTGGCCGATATCGCCAGCCAGGTACGGATCTCGGCCGAGTCGGTCACCAATGCGGCCACGCAGCTGTCCGCGTCTTCCGAGGAGATCAACGCTTCGTCGATGGAGATCTCGTCGTCGGTGCAGCAGATCGCGCACGGCGCAGAACTCCAGTCGAGGAAGGTCGAGGAGACCACCGCTGCGATGGAGTCGATCTCCACAAGCGTCACCGATATCGCGGACCGCGCCATGGACGCCAGCCGCACGAGCGACGCAGCGGCTCAGGTAGCCCTTGCCGGCGAGCAGTCCAACGAAGAGGCCATCGCGAAGATCAACGAGGTCCTTGAGGCGATCCTGGTGCTCGCCGATTCCGTGGAGAAGCTCGGCAAGCGCTCGAGTGAGATCGGGCAGATCGTCGATGTGATCACCACGATCGCCGACCAGACGAACCTCCTTTCGCTCAACGCCGCGATAGAGGCGGCGCGCGCAGGCGAGTCGGGCCGGGGCTTCTCGGTGGTGGCCGAAGAGGTGCGCAAGCTCGCGGAGGGCTCCGGCAAGGCCGCCGAGCAGATCGGCGAGCTCATCAAGGAGGTCCAGGCGGAGACCGCGAACGCCATCAAGTACATGGAGATCGGCACCAACGAGGTGCGTCTTGGCGCCGAGGTGGTCTCGCGTAGCGGCGATGCGCTCCGGCAGATCACCGAGGCGGTCACCAGGACCGCGCAGCTCGCCCAGCATATCGCCGACACCACCGCGGAGCAGGCGAAGCGTACCGGTGATGTCGACAGGGCGATGCATGACATAGCGGCGGTGGTGGAGGAGAACGCGGCGAGCGCCCAGGAGACTGCCGCGGCAGCCGAACAGCAGACGGCGTGCATGGAGGAGATATCCTCCTCGGCCCAGGATCTGGCCGACATGGCCCATCGTCTCGAGGAGTCTACCCTGCAGTTCCGTTTGGGAGAGGCGGACGCGTGA
- a CDS encoding CheR family methyltransferase produces the protein MHQGAGEDINRGSLERLLAKVMSDRGLDLGQFRARYVERRVNVRLNALGLTTYRQYAAYLDAHPEEYARLLDTLTINVTQFFRDPDVYQLFRDEVLPAVVSAKQQRKQRLLRIWSAGCATGQEPYSLAMSALDAIERLDAGTMLPMVIGTDIDPVALATAKAGEYPAKEIAHIPEPDRTRYVEVDGDRMRMRQSVKDIVRFQYLNLFENPPIHGVDVVFCRNVFIYFNRNDQERLLNAFWESLTRGGYLVLGRSERLTPQVSERFVLVDSRQRIYQKPRGLQ, from the coding sequence ATGCATCAAGGGGCGGGGGAGGACATCAACCGCGGCAGCCTCGAGCGGTTGTTGGCCAAAGTGATGAGCGATCGAGGCCTCGATCTCGGCCAGTTTCGTGCGCGATATGTGGAGCGGCGGGTCAACGTGCGGCTCAACGCGCTCGGCCTGACCACGTATCGGCAGTACGCCGCGTATCTCGATGCACATCCTGAGGAGTACGCAAGGCTGCTCGACACGCTCACCATCAATGTGACGCAGTTCTTCCGTGACCCCGATGTGTACCAGCTGTTCAGGGATGAGGTCCTTCCCGCGGTGGTGTCGGCGAAGCAGCAACGCAAGCAGCGGCTCCTGCGGATATGGTCCGCGGGATGCGCTACGGGCCAGGAGCCGTATTCCTTGGCGATGTCCGCGCTCGACGCGATCGAACGTCTCGACGCCGGAACGATGCTGCCGATGGTCATCGGTACGGACATCGACCCCGTTGCGTTGGCCACCGCCAAGGCGGGCGAGTACCCGGCCAAGGAGATCGCGCATATCCCTGAACCCGACCGCACGCGGTACGTGGAGGTCGATGGCGACAGGATGCGCATGCGCCAGAGCGTGAAGGACATCGTACGGTTCCAGTACCTCAACCTCTTCGAGAACCCGCCGATACATGGGGTTGACGTGGTGTTTTGTCGCAACGTATTCATCTACTTCAACCGGAACGACCAGGAGCGGCTGCTCAACGCGTTCTGGGAGTCGCTCACGCGGGGAGGCTATCTGGTGCTCGGGCGTTCCGAGCGTCTCACGCCTCAGGTATCGGAGCGGTTCGTGTTGGTGGACAGCAGACAGCGCATCTACCAGAAGCCGCGGGGACTGCAGTAA
- a CDS encoding L,D-transpeptidase family protein, producing the protein MHRASLPLRITALIASLLLFAAAGGGAVAVADDWRTREILPPGSTIAGVDVSGMTRQAAREHIARDVAAPLADPITVRHGDRSFTLDAASMVAVDVDAMVETAFQPRVASTLAERVAGRFAERESGGSSDLSITLDESALATWLERTAASIETTAADAALALETDTIVVRPSRAGVSLDTTATADILRSALTNGQRTVQAVVRSTEPTTTEADLGPAILVDISERRLYLYERGALAKTYGVAVGTPGHPTPRGEFEITQKRYMPTWGNPGSAWAANMPSYIGPGPNNPLGTRAFNLNVGGIRIHGTNIDSSIGTAASHGCMRMHRWDIEELYERVDVGTPVYVVR; encoded by the coding sequence ATGCACCGGGCGTCGCTTCCACTACGGATAACCGCACTCATCGCATCCCTCCTCCTTTTCGCCGCCGCCGGCGGGGGTGCTGTGGCCGTTGCCGACGACTGGCGTACCCGCGAGATCCTGCCACCGGGCTCGACCATCGCCGGGGTCGACGTGTCGGGGATGACACGTCAGGCGGCGCGGGAGCACATAGCGCGCGATGTGGCAGCGCCGCTGGCCGATCCGATCACCGTCCGTCATGGCGACCGTTCGTTCACGCTCGACGCCGCATCCATGGTCGCGGTCGACGTCGACGCCATGGTGGAGACCGCCTTCCAGCCGCGAGTGGCTTCGACGCTCGCCGAGCGCGTGGCCGGCCGGTTCGCGGAGCGGGAGTCCGGCGGCTCCTCGGATCTCAGCATCACGCTTGACGAGAGCGCGCTCGCGACCTGGCTCGAACGTACCGCCGCCTCGATAGAGACGACCGCCGCTGACGCCGCCCTCGCCCTGGAGACCGACACGATCGTCGTTCGTCCGTCGAGGGCCGGCGTGTCCCTGGACACCACTGCCACCGCCGATATCCTCAGGTCGGCGCTTACGAACGGCCAGCGGACGGTACAGGCGGTCGTGCGCAGCACGGAGCCCACGACGACCGAGGCCGACCTCGGCCCCGCGATACTCGTGGACATCTCCGAGCGCCGGCTCTACCTGTACGAGCGCGGCGCTCTCGCCAAGACGTACGGCGTGGCGGTGGGCACCCCCGGCCACCCGACGCCGCGCGGGGAGTTCGAGATCACACAGAAGCGGTACATGCCCACGTGGGGGAACCCGGGGTCTGCCTGGGCGGCCAACATGCCGAGCTACATCGGCCCCGGACCCAACAACCCGCTCGGCACCAGAGCGTTCAACCTGAACGTGGGGGGTATCAGGATCCACGGCACCAACATCGACTCCTCGATCGGCACCGCGGCATCACACGGGTGCATGCGGATGCACCGCTGGGACATCGAGGAACTCTACGAGCGCGTGGACGTGGGCACCCCGGTCTACGTGGTGCGATAG
- a CDS encoding aminotransferase class V-fold PLP-dependent enzyme: MCPQPILYFDHSATSWPKPPGVAEAMQEALLEAGGNPGRGAHSLALAAEHTVTRARGDVARLLGVPDARDLVFTPGCTFALNLVLKGTLRRGDRVVVSALEHNAVVRPLHVLAARGVKVARVQADSEGHIDADAVERSVAASATRMVICQHASNVTGAIQPVADLADIAHEHGAVMVVDGAQAAGHLPLDLATLGVDAYACSGHKGLLGPQGVGVLYLAPGLSPVELVQGGGGGPSEEPAQPDIRPDRYEAGTGNTPGAAGLGAAARYLLEHGAEIERRERSLTRRLHEGLLGIPGVKVLGPAIDVPRAPVVSMTHDRIPPDEIAFSLDRRYGIAVRAGLHCSPWTHSMTGTLETGAVRFGLGWNLTEDDVDRALEAVREVCAGS; this comes from the coding sequence ATGTGCCCGCAGCCGATCCTCTACTTCGACCACTCGGCGACCTCGTGGCCCAAACCTCCCGGGGTGGCCGAGGCCATGCAGGAGGCTCTTCTGGAGGCCGGGGGGAACCCGGGGAGGGGCGCTCACTCGCTGGCGCTCGCAGCCGAGCACACGGTGACGCGCGCCCGGGGCGACGTTGCCCGGCTTCTCGGCGTCCCTGACGCCAGGGACCTCGTGTTCACACCAGGCTGCACCTTCGCGCTCAACCTCGTTCTCAAGGGGACGCTAAGACGCGGCGACCGGGTCGTCGTCTCGGCGCTCGAGCACAACGCCGTGGTGCGACCGCTGCACGTCCTTGCTGCCCGCGGCGTGAAGGTGGCGCGGGTGCAAGCCGACAGCGAAGGGCATATCGACGCCGATGCCGTGGAGCGCTCGGTGGCGGCGTCGGCCACACGCATGGTGATCTGTCAGCATGCGTCCAACGTCACGGGGGCCATCCAGCCGGTGGCGGATCTCGCTGATATCGCGCACGAGCACGGCGCCGTGATGGTGGTCGACGGCGCGCAGGCCGCCGGTCATCTGCCGCTCGATCTCGCCACGCTCGGCGTGGACGCGTACGCGTGCTCGGGCCACAAGGGCTTGCTCGGTCCTCAGGGCGTCGGGGTCCTGTACCTGGCGCCGGGTCTCTCCCCGGTGGAGCTCGTGCAGGGCGGCGGAGGCGGTCCCTCCGAGGAGCCCGCCCAGCCCGATATCCGTCCCGACCGGTACGAGGCCGGTACGGGGAACACGCCAGGGGCGGCAGGTCTCGGCGCTGCGGCGAGGTATCTGCTCGAGCACGGCGCCGAGATCGAGCGGCGCGAGCGTTCGCTCACTCGCCGGCTGCATGAAGGGTTGCTCGGTATCCCGGGCGTCAAGGTGCTCGGACCCGCGATCGACGTGCCGCGGGCCCCCGTCGTCAGCATGACCCACGACAGGATCCCGCCGGACGAGATCGCGTTCTCGCTGGACCGTCGGTACGGTATCGCGGTCCGCGCGGGCCTGCACTGCAGCCCGTGGACGCATAGCATGACCGGTACGCTCGAGACGGGCGCCGTGCGGTTCGGGCTCGGCTGGAACCTGACCGAGGACGATGTGGACCGTGCCCTGGAGGCGGTCCGCGAGGTCTGCGCCGGGTCCTGA
- a CDS encoding MogA/MoaB family molybdenum cofactor biosynthesis protein has protein sequence MADLRVGVLTSSDTRSAGEAEDTSGAALRELSEARGWTVVDYRLLPDDRDAIAAALVEMADETCCDVVFTTGGTGLGPRDVLPETTLAVCDREVPGIGDVIRSESLKITDRAMISRGTAGQRGTTLIVNMPGSEKAVRESFGFVESVIEHAVEMMAGGGHG, from the coding sequence ATGGCCGATCTGCGTGTCGGGGTTCTGACATCATCGGACACCCGGTCCGCCGGGGAGGCCGAGGACACCTCGGGCGCCGCGCTCAGGGAGCTTTCCGAGGCCCGCGGTTGGACGGTCGTCGACTACCGGTTGCTGCCCGACGATCGCGACGCCATCGCGGCCGCGCTCGTGGAGATGGCCGACGAAACGTGCTGCGACGTCGTGTTCACCACCGGCGGCACGGGTTTGGGTCCTCGTGACGTGCTGCCTGAGACGACGCTCGCGGTCTGTGATCGTGAGGTGCCGGGTATCGGCGACGTGATCCGCTCGGAGAGCCTGAAGATCACCGACCGCGCGATGATCTCCCGTGGCACGGCCGGCCAGCGAGGCACCACGCTGATCGTGAACATGCCCGGATCGGAGAAGGCGGTGCGGGAGTCGTTCGGTTTCGTGGAGAGCGTCATCGAACATGCCGTGGAGATGATGGCCGGGGGAGGACACGGCTAG
- a CDS encoding MOSC domain-containing protein — protein sequence MAATVTSVNLSAKKTVRKTPGTSGTLVVGSGFEGDAHAGDWHRQVSLLAEESIAKMQAKGLDVDAGDFAENITTSGIDLVSLPVGTRVRVGDTLLEVSQIGKECHTKCAIYYQAGDCVMPKEGIFAIVLEGGCVSVGDEVVVIGEGA from the coding sequence ATGGCGGCCACCGTCACATCGGTGAACCTCTCGGCCAAGAAGACCGTTCGCAAGACGCCGGGCACGAGCGGTACGCTCGTTGTGGGTAGCGGCTTCGAAGGGGACGCGCATGCGGGAGACTGGCACCGGCAGGTAAGTCTGCTCGCAGAAGAATCGATCGCGAAGATGCAGGCCAAGGGGCTGGACGTGGATGCGGGCGACTTCGCCGAGAACATCACCACGAGCGGCATCGACCTCGTGTCACTGCCTGTGGGCACCAGGGTTCGTGTGGGGGACACGCTCCTCGAGGTGAGCCAGATCGGCAAGGAGTGCCACACCAAGTGCGCTATCTACTACCAGGCGGGTGACTGCGTGATGCCCAAGGAGGGGATCTTCGCGATCGTCCTGGAGGGTGGATGCGTGTCGGTGGGTGACGAGGTCGTCGTGATCGGGGAGGGTGCCTGA
- the moaC gene encoding cyclic pyranopterin monophosphate synthase MoaC has product MASGDELTHLDEHGSARMVDVGSKPVTHRQASAEAMIRMRPETLAMIVEGRAPKGDVFAVARIAGIQAAKRTPDLIPLCHPLPITSVAVDLEPVDAGVHIVATCTTDGKTGIEMEALTAASTAALALYDMCKAVDRGMEIAHVRLLEKSGGASGHWLREGASPAHKED; this is encoded by the coding sequence ATGGCATCCGGTGATGAACTCACGCATCTCGACGAACACGGTTCCGCACGCATGGTGGACGTGGGGTCCAAGCCGGTGACGCATCGCCAGGCTTCGGCCGAGGCGATGATCCGGATGCGGCCCGAGACGCTCGCCATGATCGTGGAGGGCCGGGCGCCCAAGGGAGACGTCTTCGCCGTCGCCCGCATCGCCGGTATCCAGGCGGCCAAGCGCACGCCGGACCTCATCCCGCTGTGCCACCCGCTGCCGATCACGAGCGTGGCGGTCGACCTCGAGCCCGTGGACGCCGGGGTGCACATCGTCGCCACATGCACCACGGACGGCAAGACCGGCATCGAGATGGAGGCGCTCACGGCGGCATCGACCGCTGCGCTCGCCCTGTACGACATGTGCAAAGCGGTCGATCGTGGCATGGAGATCGCTCATGTGCGCTTGCTCGAGAAGTCGGGCGGCGCATCGGGGCACTGGCTCCGTGAAGGCGCCAGCCCTGCTCACAAGGAGGACTGA